The proteins below are encoded in one region of Micromonospora yangpuensis:
- a CDS encoding helix-turn-helix domain-containing protein: MSDDLPVGRRVAYWRARRKMSQQVFADRIGKSKSWVDKVERGVRRLDKWSVLQEVADALGVAAEVLVDEPGPAAPAQPAGVGVDEVRAALTRHPGLLQLPADHVPVDPYRYRARIVHADAMYGHAQYPALIRLLPGLLDDGHDLATTDRPPLQVQTYRLTALVLVKLGVQDLAWLAADRGLAVATGTDDPLLEAVAALPLGQALRAAGRQRAAFETTVTAAHQVAPLDDESGTSDQRSACATLLVQAALAAAEHDDQPTVRELLAGAMVLTEPDSPARAAVDAAQVTAAAALGDLSGAVELHAALAVRDRWRSLPVEHRAAHLVDVAPAQLAAGDPAAAGRALLDADRLAPAEVRVRPAGRAVLAEVLTGSPRPSPHLLAVAEAAGVDSAR, from the coding sequence GTGAGCGACGATCTGCCGGTCGGCCGGCGGGTGGCGTACTGGCGGGCACGCCGGAAGATGTCACAGCAGGTGTTCGCCGACCGGATCGGCAAGTCCAAGAGCTGGGTCGACAAAGTCGAACGCGGGGTACGCCGCCTCGACAAGTGGTCGGTACTCCAGGAGGTCGCCGACGCCTTGGGCGTGGCGGCGGAAGTTCTGGTCGACGAGCCCGGCCCAGCCGCCCCGGCCCAGCCGGCCGGCGTCGGCGTCGACGAGGTCCGGGCCGCGCTCACCCGCCACCCCGGGCTGCTGCAGCTGCCCGCCGACCACGTGCCGGTCGACCCGTACCGGTACCGGGCGCGCATCGTGCACGCCGACGCGATGTACGGGCACGCCCAGTACCCGGCGTTGATCCGGCTACTGCCCGGCCTGCTCGATGACGGCCACGACCTGGCCACCACCGACCGGCCGCCGCTGCAGGTGCAGACGTACCGGCTCACTGCTCTGGTGCTCGTGAAGCTCGGCGTCCAGGATCTGGCGTGGCTGGCCGCCGATCGGGGCCTGGCCGTGGCCACCGGCACCGACGATCCGCTGCTGGAAGCGGTCGCCGCCCTGCCGTTGGGTCAGGCGCTGCGTGCCGCCGGCCGGCAGCGGGCCGCGTTCGAGACGACGGTGACCGCCGCCCACCAGGTCGCCCCGCTCGACGATGAGTCGGGCACGTCCGACCAGCGGTCGGCCTGCGCGACCCTGCTCGTCCAGGCCGCGCTCGCCGCCGCCGAACACGACGACCAGCCGACGGTCCGGGAGCTGCTCGCCGGCGCCATGGTCCTGACCGAGCCGGACAGTCCGGCCCGGGCGGCAGTCGATGCGGCTCAGGTCACTGCGGCGGCCGCGCTCGGTGACCTGAGCGGTGCCGTAGAGCTCCACGCCGCGCTGGCCGTGCGGGACCGGTGGCGAAGCCTGCCGGTGGAGCATCGGGCCGCGCACCTGGTCGACGTGGCACCGGCGCAGCTGGCCGCCGGCGATCCGGCGGCGGCCGGCCGGGCACTGCTGGACGCTGACCGGCTCGCACCCGCCGAGGTGCGGGTACGCCCGGCCGGGCGGGCGGTCCTGGCCGAGGTGCTGACCGGTTCGCCGCGGCCGAGTCCGCATCTACTGGCGGTGGCGGAAGCGGCCGGCGTGGACAGTGCGCGGTGA